A section of the Saccharopolyspora gregorii genome encodes:
- a CDS encoding glycosyltransferase family 2 protein: MSTATDTTIVIATRDRERELLRTLGAHARSHPRTPVVVVDNGSAVPLAPAVHREFPDVRVLTSPRNLGAVARNFGVRHADTTYVAFSDDDSWWAPGALATAEDVLDAHPHLALVAATTLVGPEERPDPVVAEMARSPLRGAHPVPGPALLGFTACSAVVRREAFAAVGGFSPLLFFVGEEKLLSYDLAAAGWDLAFVASVVAHHHPSPHRQSSHRRDATERRNGVLISWLRRPLRTATAESARLLRDAVRDPVARAALPGALRRLPEALARRQRLPRRVEAAVRLLGH, from the coding sequence ATGAGCACCGCGACGGACACGACGATCGTGATCGCCACCCGGGACCGGGAGCGGGAACTGCTGCGCACGCTCGGCGCGCACGCGCGGTCCCACCCGCGCACCCCGGTCGTCGTGGTGGACAACGGATCCGCGGTGCCGCTGGCCCCCGCGGTGCACCGCGAGTTCCCGGACGTCCGGGTGCTGACCTCGCCGCGCAACCTGGGCGCGGTGGCGCGGAACTTCGGCGTGCGGCACGCGGACACGACGTACGTGGCGTTCAGCGACGACGACTCGTGGTGGGCGCCGGGCGCGCTGGCCACCGCCGAGGACGTGCTCGACGCGCACCCGCACCTGGCGCTGGTGGCGGCCACGACCCTGGTGGGCCCGGAAGAGCGGCCGGACCCGGTGGTCGCCGAGATGGCGCGCAGCCCGCTGCGCGGCGCGCACCCGGTGCCCGGCCCGGCGCTGCTCGGGTTCACGGCCTGCTCGGCGGTGGTGCGCCGGGAGGCGTTCGCGGCGGTGGGCGGGTTCAGCCCGCTGCTGTTCTTCGTCGGCGAGGAGAAGCTGCTGTCCTACGACCTGGCCGCCGCGGGCTGGGACTTGGCGTTCGTGGCGTCGGTCGTCGCCCACCACCACCCGTCACCGCACCGGCAGAGCTCGCACCGGCGGGACGCCACCGAGCGGCGGAACGGGGTGCTGATCAGCTGGTTGCGCCGTCCACTTCGGACGGCGACCGCGGAGTCGGCCCGGTTGCTGCGCGACGCGGTGCGCGACCCGGTGGCGCGGGCGGCGCTGCCCGGCGCGCTGCGGCGCCTGCCGGAAGCGCTGGCCCGGCGGCAGCGGCTGCCTCGTCGAGTCGAAGCGGCCGTCCGCCTGCTCGGCCACTGA
- a CDS encoding GAF domain-containing protein: MAAVGDCSALLRAAAPEAASAGVVVVTGGEPDLRCCTDRRARQLDLVQFLLGSGPCVEAARGRTARANTTEIRTHWPDFALCARTLHVHSFLCAPLLLGDEVIATLDLYGDRSYAFDRIDEHRMAGLTGAVTAALRRGAAPLAPPRRRRSLR, translated from the coding sequence GTGGCGGCCGTCGGAGACTGCTCGGCGCTGCTGCGCGCCGCCGCGCCCGAGGCGGCCAGCGCCGGGGTCGTGGTCGTGACCGGCGGGGAGCCGGACCTGCGGTGCTGCACCGATCGGCGGGCGCGCCAGCTGGACCTGGTGCAGTTCCTGCTCGGCAGCGGGCCGTGCGTCGAGGCGGCGCGGGGCCGCACCGCCCGCGCCAACACCACCGAGATCCGCACGCACTGGCCGGATTTCGCGCTGTGCGCGCGCACCCTGCACGTGCACAGCTTCCTGTGCGCGCCGCTGCTGCTCGGCGACGAGGTGATCGCCACGCTCGACCTCTACGGCGACCGCTCGTACGCCTTCGACCGGATCGACGAGCACCGGATGGCCGGGCTGACCGGGGCCGTCACCGCCGCGCTGCGCCGCGGTGCCGCTCCCCTCGCACCGCCGCGGCGGCGGAGGTCGCTCCGATGA
- a CDS encoding polysaccharide pyruvyl transferase family protein: MRVLVLGWASFLHGEATAGDVAAAEAVAGAAASAGFRCDVAWSPGFRPGELTVPEAARRDYDVVVFACGPLHGAQVREVHRLFPRARRIAVGASVLDWSDPAVTGFHRVLPRDAPGSAPAVDLAAEVGRAEVPVAGIVLAGGQPEYGGRGRHEDVHRVLRSWVAGVACAPVELDTRLDPGSWHHCGTPERFAALVARTDVVVTTRLHGLVFALGAGVPALAVDPVRGGGKVAAQATAWGWPAVAAAEEVLAGSGVLDARWAWCTSARGARRAGELATGARRAGITAVLAELRAAAPAVPAPSAGS; this comes from the coding sequence ATGCGGGTCCTGGTCCTCGGCTGGGCGAGCTTCCTGCACGGGGAGGCGACGGCGGGTGATGTCGCCGCCGCCGAGGCGGTGGCCGGTGCCGCCGCCTCGGCCGGGTTCCGCTGCGACGTCGCCTGGAGCCCCGGTTTCCGGCCCGGGGAGCTGACCGTGCCGGAGGCGGCGCGGCGGGACTACGACGTCGTGGTGTTCGCGTGCGGACCGCTGCACGGCGCGCAGGTGCGCGAGGTGCACCGGCTGTTCCCGCGCGCCCGGCGCATCGCGGTGGGCGCGTCCGTGCTGGACTGGTCGGATCCCGCCGTGACCGGCTTCCACCGGGTGCTGCCGCGCGATGCGCCCGGCAGCGCGCCCGCGGTCGACCTGGCCGCGGAGGTGGGGCGTGCCGAGGTCCCGGTGGCGGGGATCGTGCTCGCCGGTGGCCAACCGGAGTACGGCGGGCGCGGTCGGCACGAGGACGTGCACCGGGTGCTGCGGTCCTGGGTGGCCGGGGTCGCGTGCGCGCCGGTCGAGCTGGACACCCGGCTGGATCCGGGTTCGTGGCACCACTGCGGGACTCCGGAGCGGTTCGCGGCGCTCGTGGCGCGCACCGACGTGGTGGTCACGACCCGGTTGCACGGCCTGGTGTTCGCGCTCGGCGCCGGGGTGCCCGCGTTGGCGGTCGATCCGGTGCGCGGCGGCGGGAAGGTGGCGGCGCAGGCGACCGCCTGGGGATGGCCCGCGGTGGCCGCTGCCGAGGAGGTGCTCGCCGGCAGTGGCGTGCTCGACGCGCGGTGGGCGTGGTGCACCTCCGCGCGGGGTGCGCGGCGCGCGGGCGAGCTCGCCACCGGTGCGCGGCGCGCGGGGATCACCGCCGTGCTGGCCGAGCTGCGGGCCGCCGCCCCGGCGGTGCCCGCGCCGAGCGCCGGGAGCTGA
- a CDS encoding NAD-dependent epimerase/dehydratase family protein produces the protein MSHRHFRRAVVTGGAGFLGAHLCRSLVETGTDVLCVDDFSTGDPRNVADLAGSDRFRAVRHDVTEPLEIPGPVDLVAHLASLASPEHYQRLPVETILVGGSGCRNALELAAAKGARFVLTSTSEVYGDPREHPQRESYWGNVNPIGPRAVYDEGKRYAEALTLAFARQRGVDAGIVRLFNTYGPGMAEDDGRMVPSFIRSALRGDPLVVLGSGEQTRSLCWVGDTVRGILDLARHGGTGPINIGNPDERTVLDVAELVRELTGTRSAIEHRTAATDDPARRCPDIALAATLLGWTPRVELRTGLRWAVDGLAAEWGLPLPAAGRSAVGR, from the coding sequence TTGTCCCACAGGCACTTCCGCCGCGCGGTGGTCACCGGCGGCGCAGGATTCCTCGGCGCGCACCTGTGCCGATCGCTGGTGGAGACCGGCACCGACGTGCTGTGCGTGGACGACTTCAGCACCGGCGACCCGCGCAACGTCGCCGACCTCGCCGGATCCGACCGGTTCCGGGCGGTGCGCCACGACGTCACCGAGCCGCTGGAGATCCCCGGCCCGGTGGACCTGGTGGCGCACCTGGCCTCGCTCGCCTCACCGGAGCACTACCAGCGGCTCCCGGTCGAGACCATCCTCGTCGGCGGCAGCGGGTGCCGGAACGCGCTGGAACTGGCGGCGGCGAAGGGAGCGCGCTTCGTGCTCACCTCCACCAGCGAGGTCTACGGCGACCCGCGCGAGCACCCGCAGCGGGAGAGCTACTGGGGCAACGTCAACCCGATCGGCCCGCGCGCGGTGTACGACGAGGGCAAGCGCTACGCCGAGGCGTTGACGCTCGCGTTCGCGCGGCAGCGCGGCGTGGACGCCGGGATCGTGCGCCTGTTCAACACCTACGGGCCGGGCATGGCCGAGGACGACGGGCGCATGGTGCCGTCGTTCATCCGCAGCGCCCTGCGCGGCGATCCGCTGGTGGTCCTCGGTTCCGGCGAGCAGACCCGATCGCTGTGCTGGGTCGGCGACACCGTGCGCGGCATCCTCGACCTCGCGCGCCACGGCGGCACCGGCCCGATCAACATCGGCAACCCGGACGAGCGGACCGTCCTCGACGTCGCCGAGCTCGTCCGCGAGCTCACCGGAACCCGCTCGGCGATCGAGCACCGCACCGCCGCCACCGACGACCCGGCGCGCCGCTGCCCGGACATCGCACTGGCCGCGACGCTGCTGGGCTGGACCCCGCGCGTCGAGCTGCGCACCGGCCTGCGGTGGGCCGTCGACGGGCTCGCCGCGGAGTGGGGGCTGCCGCTGCCCGCCGCCGGCCGCAGCGCGGTCGGCCGGTGA
- a CDS encoding alpha/beta hydrolase, giving the protein MVSWQSRLTIGKYRLTRRKRVFADPALLRRSAESHESEHAQLPASFRDRFEVTELDVDGHSCCTIAPPEPRSPRHVLYLHGGAYVHQIEGAHWDFIDRLIARTGATVSVPIYPLAPAYRYSETLPMVWSSFQRTTATAAPEDQVVMGDSAGGALSLHLARRCAELGLPQPGRLVLISPWLDIAVSHPSMPALDRQDPYLAIAGLREAGLLYAGDLDPHDPRVSPLYGRLRGLAPMRVLSGTRDVLLSDARRLDSLARANGAAIDYEEYEGMFHGWILQRLPEARHALDRTVDFLRDGAANSR; this is encoded by the coding sequence ATGGTGAGCTGGCAGAGCAGGCTGACGATCGGCAAGTACCGGCTGACCCGGCGCAAGCGCGTGTTCGCCGACCCGGCACTGCTGCGCCGCAGCGCCGAGAGCCACGAATCCGAGCACGCCCAGCTGCCCGCGTCGTTCCGCGACCGGTTCGAGGTCACCGAGCTCGACGTGGACGGCCACTCCTGCTGCACGATCGCCCCGCCGGAACCGCGCAGCCCGCGGCACGTGCTGTACCTGCACGGCGGCGCCTACGTGCACCAGATCGAGGGCGCCCACTGGGACTTCATCGATCGCCTGATCGCCCGCACCGGCGCGACGGTGTCGGTGCCGATCTACCCGCTCGCACCGGCGTACCGGTACTCGGAGACCCTGCCGATGGTGTGGTCGTCGTTCCAGCGCACCACCGCCACCGCCGCGCCGGAGGACCAGGTGGTGATGGGTGATTCGGCAGGCGGCGCGCTGAGCCTGCACCTCGCGCGGCGCTGCGCCGAGCTCGGTCTCCCCCAACCCGGTCGCCTCGTGCTCATCTCGCCGTGGCTGGACATCGCGGTGAGCCACCCGTCGATGCCCGCGCTCGACCGGCAGGACCCGTACCTGGCCATCGCCGGGCTGCGCGAGGCCGGGCTGCTCTACGCGGGAGATCTCGACCCGCACGACCCGCGGGTGAGCCCGCTGTACGGGCGGCTCCGCGGTCTGGCGCCGATGCGGGTGCTCAGCGGCACCCGGGACGTGCTGCTGTCCGACGCGCGGCGGCTGGACTCCCTCGCTCGCGCGAACGGCGCCGCGATCGACTACGAGGAGTACGAGGGCATGTTCCACGGCTGGATCCTGCAACGGCTTCCGGAGGCCCGGCACGCCCTCGACCGGACCGTGGACTTCCTGCGCGACGGGGCGGCGAACTCCCGCTGA